AAATTCGCTTATACCGATTATTCATTTAATGAGATTGCGCAGAGCACGTTGAAACGCGCCAAACAATTGATTCTGAAAAGCGGCGGCAAACAAAATGGCGGCGTATTTTCCTATGAGCGCGAGGCGCCCGTCGCCGCGAAGTTAGAGCAATGGAAACAAGAACGCCCAACCAAAATCGTTGAAGTCAACAGTACGGATTTTGTCTGGTCCGGCGAATGGAACAGCGAAGACAATTCAAAATGGTCCGCCGAAAAAGGCGCGCGGGCGACGTTGACGTTTGAGGGGACCGGCGTGATGGTGAGAGGCCGCATCCGTAAAGACGGCTGCATTCTCAACGCATATATCGACGGAAAAAAACAGCGTACCTTTAACCTCTTTAACGCGACGGATGAACGCGGCGGCGAGAGCATCTTTCATGTGTTCGGATTGCCAAAAGGCAAACACACGGTCGCCATCGAACATACTGGAACCAGCGACCCGCAGTCAGAAGGCGCGGTCTTGCAAATTCAAAATGCGTTTCTATTTGACGGGCCTGAACAGCCCCGCGCCGTCAAACAGCAGGATAACTAATATGACTCATCGCGTACAAATCACCCTTGGCGAACTGCAATTCACGGCGCTCTTCGAAGAGAATGACGCCGCGAACGCGATCTATGACGTCTTGCCGTTTGATCTGCCCTATCAGACATGGGGCGATGAAATCTATTGCCATATCCCCGTTGAATTGAAGGCGCGCGGCGGCGTTGAAATTGTCAAAGTCGGCGATCTGGCGTTTTGGCCTCCTGGCAAAGCGTTCTGCATTTTTTTCGGTCCGACGCCCGCCTCCGAAGATGAACGCCCGCGCGCTGCAAGCGAGGTGATCGTCTTTGGCCGCATTGAAGGAGACGCCTCCGCCTTGCGCGGCGTAAAAGCCAATACCATTCGGGTGGAACCGATGCCGGACGAGTAAACCAATTTTGGGAGGATGTTATGCGCCGTTTGTTTTATCTTGTTTGCGTCTATTCGTTGTTGCTGCTGCCTGCATTTGCTCAAGAATCAATCAGTGATTTAACCGCAGGCGAAGTTCAAAAACTCGCAGGCGGCAACCAGTTTATCGAAGGCCCGGTCTGGCACCGCGACGGGTTTCTTTTGTTTAGCGATATCCCCGCTGAGCAAATCAAGAAATGGGACGGCGCCTCGTTAAGCGTTTGGGACAACGACAGCGGCGCCTCCAATGGATTAACCATCGACGAGCAGGGCCGCGTTATTGCTTGCGAACACGGCGGACGGCGCATCTCAGCGCATGAAGCGGACGGTTCGGTGGTTGCGATTGCAGACGCCTATCAGGGCGACGCGTTTAATAGCCCCAATGACGCGGTGGTTCGGTCTGATGGAACCATCTTTTTCACTGATCCTGACTGGGGCTTGTCAGGGCGCCCGCGTGAGATTTCTTTCAATGGAGTTTACCGGGTCAAGCCGGGCGGCGAGGCTGTGTTGCTCGATAATGATTATTCAAAACCCAACGGCATCGCGCTCTCGCCCGACGAAACCAAACTCTACGTCGCCGACGATACCCGCAATTTTATTCGCGTTTACGACCTGGACGCCGAGGGCAATGTCAGCAATGCGTCGCGGTTTGCCAGCGTCTCGAATCCAGACGGCATTAAGGTAGATGTTGACGGGCGGGTGTGGTCGTCGAGTTCTGCGGGGGTGATGGTTTACAGCACCAGCGGCGAGCGCATTGGCGTGGTTGCGTTTCCAGAACAACCAGCGAATCTCGCTTTTGGCGGCGCTGATTTCAAAACCTTGTTCGTCACGGCGCGGACGGGGCTTTACTCTATTGAACTGACGGTCGCGGGTCTTGATCCGTGGCGGATCGTACCGTCGGGAATTCGTTCCCGCTCGTTAGAGTAAGTCGAGGAACATCAAATTCGCTTTGGGAAATGCGTACTGGTCGAACTGCGAGCGCGGCGCCCATTTGAGCGTTTCGTGATACAGCGTTTGCGGTTTGCCCGACAGCCACTCGCATCGGTATAAGTGGATGGTAACTGTCAAATGCGTATAGGCGTGGTCGACGGTAATCACATGCTCGCCGACTTTGACCTCGCCGCCGAGTTCTTCGCGAATCTCGCGGCGTAAGGCTTCCTGGTGGGTCTCGCCGGGTTCGACTTTGCCGCCCGGGAACTCCCACAACCCGCCCAGCATTCCATTGGGCGGGCGCTTGCCTAATAGATAGCGTCCGTTTTTTTTGATCGCCGCCGCGACGACGTGCGCATGAGGCGGCGTCTTTTTTTCTTTGCGGACGGGCAACGTCTTTTCGATGTTTTGCAATCGGGCGGCGCAGCGTTTTGTTAATGGACATTCTCCGCACCGCGGTTGTTTAGGCAGACAAACGCGGGCGCCGAGTTCCATCATGGCCTGGTTGAAATCGCCGGGGCTGCGCGGCGCGACCAGTGCATCGGCGAGTTTCCACATTTGGTTGATCGTTTTTGCGTCGTCGATGGAGGCTTCAATCGCATACAATCGCGCCAACACGCGTTTGACGTTGCCGTCAACGACGGACGCGCGTACGCCAAAGGCGATGCTACACACGGCGCCTGCGCTGTAGCGCCCGATGCCCGGCAGCGTCATCCATTCTTCAACGCTCTTCGGAAAGGCGCCGCCAAATTCGGTCGTGATGATTTTCGCCGCTTTGTGAAGATTGCGCGCGCGGCTGTAATAGCCTAAGCCTTCCCATTGTTTTAACACGCGGTCGATGGATGCTTGCGCTAGCGCTTGTACGGTTGGAAACGCCGCCAGAAAACGGTGGTAATAGTCAATCACCGCTTCGACGCGGGTTTGCTGCAACATGATTTCCGAAATCCAAATGCAGTAGGGATCGTCCGTCCGTCGCCAAGGCAGGTCGCGGGCTTCGCGGCGATACCACGCGAGCAGTCCGCGCCGTATGGCTGTGATCGTGTGAGAAGAGGGCGGTTGTTTCATCGCGGGCTATTGCTTCCAAACGCGCAGCATCTGATTGCCGCCAATTTGAAATTCATAATCGACTTGCGCAATCTCAAACTCTACGTTGCGTTGCGGCAGTTGCTGTTGTAAGTAATTCAGATGCGGCGACGGGCGCCCGTTCAGCGTTAACAATGGAAAGAGGCGAACTTCCGGCGCGATGCGCAGCATCTCCAGCGTTGCGTTCAGGTGAAATTCCGCGTCAAGCAAGTGGCTGTAGGTAAACAGCAAGTGCGAACATAGCGCGAGATCAAATTCATTGTCTGAGAACGGGAGGTCGGGCAAGGTATGATTTTGATAGCGGCCTTGTTGCTTGCCGGTTTCATAATCATCAAGAAATAGAGTGAGCGCTTTGCGTCGCCGTCGGCCCATTTCGTTGGGAGACGCAATACTGTTCCAATGATACTTGTCTTGATTTTCCCGCGCGGCCTCCACCATTTGAGAATAGACTTCTTCGAAGCGCTGGCGGATGTCTTCGCCGGAAAATTCATAAACCGGGTCAACCGAAAGGACGCGCCCGCCTTGCGCGGAGAGTTCAGCGTTAAAACTGGCGGGGCCGTCGCCGCAGCCGACGATGCGTCTGGTTAAATCATCGTCGCTGAGCGCAAACATGCGGCGGTATTCATCCAGAGTGCGCCCCCAGGGGATGACCTCGTTTAACACAATCGGCGACGGCGCTTTGGGCGCTAAACTATCAGACGGCATTTCGGTCCTTGCTCCTGCATTTCAAAGATGAACGAAACGTATGATAGTGACTTGAGGGAGTATTTCCATCCCGGAGAAGGGCGCTATTGCTTGACGAACGGGCGGATTGTCCCGAAACTAGTTTTTTATAGTCAACAACAGATCAGTTTGAATAGAAGCAGGTGAGTTGAATGGACCCGGATACAATCTCAATCTCGGCGGCGGAACTGGCCGACCTCAAAGCGCGGCTCGAAGTCGCTGAAAATCATCGCGTAGGCCTGCTCGAACACGCGCACAATCTTGAGCACCTGCTCAAAGAAAAAGACAGCGATTTAAAACAAAGTAAAGAGATGCTGGATGTTTTAGAGGCGCGTTGTTACCGCTATGAACAAATGCTGCAAGACTACGGCTTTGATCCCGCCGGAAAGAACTGGTCGTGAACGCCCGCAACGCTGAGTATCAGCGTATGCTTGAACGCGAGGGCGAATTGTGGGGCCAGGCCAAACCGGGCGAGCGCACCTCCTGGCTTGAATCGCCGCTGATCTACCGCGCCGTCAATCTGCGCATCAGCGGCAAGCCGGATGTGGATTGCCTCGGGTATATACGGGAGAAATACTTTCGCAAACCTGCAACACTCGGCCTTAACGTCGGCTGCGGACACGGCGAGTTAGAGCAACTGCTGGTAAAGCGCGAACTGGTTGAAACCATGCACGGCTTTGATGTAAGCGCCGGGGCGGTCGAGGCGGCGCGCAAGGCTGCGCAGGAAACCGGGTTAGGCGACCGCGTCGAGTATTTTGTCGCCGACGCCAACCACTTAGATGACGCGCCTCTCGCAGCGCAATACGACGTGGCCTATGGGTTCATGGCGCTGCATCACATTGTTGATCTCGAAGCCTGTCTGGACGGTCTCAGCCGTCGGCTCAAGCCCGGTGGGCTGCTGATCGCCAATGAGTTTGTCGGCCCCTATCGTTTTCAATGGACAGACAAGCAACTCGAGATCGCCAATCAATTGCTCAAGTGTTTTCCGGTTGAATTGACCCGCAATATCCGCGAACCGGAGAAACTAAAGCGTATTGTCGAACGGCCTTCAATCGAATTTATGAAAAAGCACATGGCGTTTGAGTCGGTTTGTTCTGACCGCATCGTCAAGGCGCTGCATGACCGTTTTGATGTGCTCGAACAGCGAGACTACGGCGGGACCATACTTCATATTTTGTTTGAAGCCATTATGGGGAATTTTAAAGAAGAAAC
This portion of the Candidatus Hinthialibacter antarcticus genome encodes:
- a CDS encoding class I SAM-dependent methyltransferase, giving the protein MNARNAEYQRMLEREGELWGQAKPGERTSWLESPLIYRAVNLRISGKPDVDCLGYIREKYFRKPATLGLNVGCGHGELEQLLVKRELVETMHGFDVSAGAVEAARKAAQETGLGDRVEYFVADANHLDDAPLAAQYDVAYGFMALHHIVDLEACLDGLSRRLKPGGLLIANEFVGPYRFQWTDKQLEIANQLLKCFPVELTRNIREPEKLKRIVERPSIEFMKKHMAFESVCSDRIVKALHDRFDVLEQRDYGGTILHILFEAIMGNFKEETCREHAALVRMAAACEETLLRHGGLEHDHTFMVCKKK
- a CDS encoding SMP-30/gluconolactonase/LRE family protein, which produces MRRLFYLVCVYSLLLLPAFAQESISDLTAGEVQKLAGGNQFIEGPVWHRDGFLLFSDIPAEQIKKWDGASLSVWDNDSGASNGLTIDEQGRVIACEHGGRRISAHEADGSVVAIADAYQGDAFNSPNDAVVRSDGTIFFTDPDWGLSGRPREISFNGVYRVKPGGEAVLLDNDYSKPNGIALSPDETKLYVADDTRNFIRVYDLDAEGNVSNASRFASVSNPDGIKVDVDGRVWSSSSAGVMVYSTSGERIGVVAFPEQPANLAFGGADFKTLFVTARTGLYSIELTVAGLDPWRIVPSGIRSRSLE
- the mutY gene encoding A/G-specific adenine glycosylase, encoding MKQPPSSHTITAIRRGLLAWYRREARDLPWRRTDDPYCIWISEIMLQQTRVEAVIDYYHRFLAAFPTVQALAQASIDRVLKQWEGLGYYSRARNLHKAAKIITTEFGGAFPKSVEEWMTLPGIGRYSAGAVCSIAFGVRASVVDGNVKRVLARLYAIEASIDDAKTINQMWKLADALVAPRSPGDFNQAMMELGARVCLPKQPRCGECPLTKRCAARLQNIEKTLPVRKEKKTPPHAHVVAAAIKKNGRYLLGKRPPNGMLGGLWEFPGGKVEPGETHQEALRREIREELGGEVKVGEHVITVDHAYTHLTVTIHLYRCEWLSGKPQTLYHETLKWAPRSQFDQYAFPKANLMFLDLL
- a CDS encoding cyclophilin-like fold protein — its product is MTHRVQITLGELQFTALFEENDAANAIYDVLPFDLPYQTWGDEIYCHIPVELKARGGVEIVKVGDLAFWPPGKAFCIFFGPTPASEDERPRAASEVIVFGRIEGDASALRGVKANTIRVEPMPDE